A genomic stretch from Chitinophaga agri includes:
- a CDS encoding UDP-2,3-diacylglucosamine diphosphatase, whose amino-acid sequence MAHGLSAVDYSIPLPEGKRVYFASDFHLGTPNPAASRERERRIVKWLDACAQDAEHIFLVGDIFDFWFEYKEVVPKGYTRLLGKLADLRDRGIGITVFIGNHDMWMDGYFEEELDIPVHYEPKTYEIGGKRFYIGHGDGLGPGDHGYKMLKKVFRNPVCRWLFSLIHPSWGIGLANYFSRRSRAATGGELEKFLGEENEWLAIHSKEVLQQAHFDYFIYGHRHLPLDLQVGPDSRYINLGDWLNYFTYAVFDGSTASLIYDGK is encoded by the coding sequence ATGGCGCATGGACTGTCCGCAGTGGACTATTCCATTCCTCTTCCGGAAGGCAAACGTGTTTATTTCGCATCAGATTTTCACCTGGGTACGCCTAATCCTGCTGCCAGCAGAGAACGGGAACGACGTATCGTGAAATGGCTCGATGCCTGTGCACAGGATGCGGAACACATCTTTCTGGTAGGTGATATTTTCGATTTCTGGTTTGAGTACAAAGAAGTAGTACCTAAAGGATATACCCGCCTGCTGGGCAAACTGGCCGATCTGCGGGACCGGGGTATCGGGATCACGGTGTTTATCGGCAACCATGATATGTGGATGGATGGTTATTTTGAAGAAGAGCTGGATATTCCTGTACACTACGAACCGAAGACCTATGAGATCGGTGGCAAGCGTTTTTATATTGGACATGGTGATGGACTCGGCCCGGGCGATCATGGGTATAAAATGCTCAAGAAGGTGTTTCGTAACCCGGTATGCCGCTGGTTGTTCTCACTTATACATCCCTCCTGGGGTATTGGTTTGGCTAACTATTTTAGTCGCAGAAGCCGCGCTGCTACCGGTGGGGAACTGGAAAAATTTCTGGGAGAAGAGAATGAATGGCTGGCCATTCATAGTAAAGAGGTGCTGCAACAGGCGCATTTTGACTACTTCATTTACGGCCACCGGCACCTGCCGCTGGACCTGCAGGTTGGTCCTGACAGCCGCTATATTAACCTGGGCGACTGGTTAAATTACTTCACTTATGCCGTGTTTGACGGAAGCACCGCTTCACTGATCTACGACGGTAAATAA
- the recO gene encoding DNA repair protein RecO, whose protein sequence is MLHKTRGIVLKTIKYGDTSAIVNIFTELFGVQSYMVNGVRSSKPKARGNLLQPGNILELVVYHYEQKSIQRISEFKLGYIYTSLHFNIVKNTVALYMIELLQKSLREPEQQPDLYHFSEQALQALDVAPLPIAANLPLYFTLKLAEHLGFRLNGRYSEYAHYLDLQEGSFTDLPPHHSNYLDAANSEITDKLFQCKSWEALGEINMNKDRRRKLLYSYLDFFKLHMPDFQELNSPPILHEILD, encoded by the coding sequence ATGTTACATAAGACCCGGGGAATTGTATTAAAAACCATCAAATACGGCGATACCAGTGCCATCGTCAATATATTCACTGAACTCTTCGGGGTACAATCCTATATGGTGAATGGGGTACGCTCATCGAAACCCAAAGCCAGGGGCAATCTCCTCCAACCGGGTAACATACTCGAACTGGTCGTTTATCATTACGAACAAAAGAGCATCCAGCGCATCTCAGAATTTAAACTGGGTTATATCTATACTTCCCTGCATTTCAACATTGTCAAGAACACGGTTGCGCTCTATATGATAGAGCTGCTGCAGAAGAGTCTACGCGAACCGGAACAACAGCCGGACCTGTATCACTTTTCAGAACAGGCCTTGCAGGCGCTGGATGTGGCTCCGCTACCCATAGCTGCCAATCTACCGCTCTACTTTACATTAAAACTGGCAGAGCATCTTGGCTTCAGACTCAATGGCAGGTATTCCGAATACGCTCACTATCTTGATCTTCAGGAAGGTTCATTCACGGATCTGCCACCTCACCATAGTAACTACCTCGATGCCGCTAACAGCGAGATCACGGACAAACTATTCCAGTGTAAAAGCTGGGAGGCACTAGGGGAGATCAATATGAATAAAGACCGGCGCAGAAAGCTCCTGTACTCATACCTTGATTTCTTTAAACTGCATATGCCGGACTTCCAGGAACTCAATTCTCCTCCTATCCTGCACGAGATACTGGATTAG